A genomic segment from Pyrodictium occultum encodes:
- a CDS encoding precorrin-2 dehydrogenase/sirohydrochlorin ferrochelatase family protein, with the protein MRVPLWVEMSGRRVLVVGGGGVGTRRALWFRRAGAIVRVVGLQFSGELEDRARSDPGLELIRMDASDAEGLRGHVEWADIVVVATDNPRVNETVWRLARSLRRWVNDATDAARTEIVVPYTLDLYGGGLRVAVTTEGRTGVAARHARDRIRDCLESDARLQALYEAMWRVKPVLKTLIPRAKDRVPIYYRVEEDPGFRRAVERGDVEAALREASRVIAEEAERLGIRVDADTVYAMLERVEKPIEPLEG; encoded by the coding sequence TTGCGCGTCCCTCTATGGGTCGAGATGAGCGGCCGCCGCGTCCTAGTCGTCGGGGGCGGCGGCGTCGGGACCAGGAGGGCTCTCTGGTTCCGCAGGGCGGGCGCCATAGTGAGGGTAGTGGGGCTCCAGTTTAGCGGCGAGCTCGAGGACCGCGCCAGGAGCGACCCGGGCCTGGAGCTTATTAGGATGGATGCATCCGATGCCGAGGGGCTTCGCGGCCACGTGGAGTGGGCCGACATAGTCGTGGTGGCCACCGACAACCCCCGCGTGAACGAGACTGTGTGGAGGCTGGCCAGGAGCCTAAGGCGCTGGGTGAACGACGCTACCGACGCGGCGAGGACGGAGATCGTGGTGCCCTATACCCTGGACCTCTACGGAGGAGGGCTCCGCGTCGCGGTCACAACTGAGGGCCGCACCGGGGTGGCGGCGCGGCACGCCAGGGACAGGATAAGGGACTGCCTGGAGAGCGACGCGCGGCTCCAAGCCCTCTACGAGGCGATGTGGAGGGTCAAGCCGGTGCTTAAAACACTCATCCCGCGGGCCAAGGACCGCGTCCCGATCTACTACCGGGTGGAGGAGGACCCTGGCTTCAGGAGGGCCGTGGAGAGGGGCGACGTGGAGGCGGCGCTGCGCGAGGCATCCAGGGTGATAGCGGAGGAGGCGGAGAGACTGGGGATACGCGTGGATGCGGACACCGTGTATGCTATGCTGGAGAGGGTGGAGAAGCCCATAGAGCCGCTAGAGGGCTGA
- a CDS encoding VIT1/CCC1 transporter family protein, whose amino-acid sequence MDVGATGVLDEEARRLAERFCREEITVHHIYRWLAERDLERRQQLLRLAEQERRHYMFWSSILGHGCKPSRASLGWITLVYRILGPSFMIRLLERGEKSTIEHYRRFANRLRGEAREILEQIIREEEEHEKTLLSGIEDLRVKYMGYIALGLADAIVEITGVHAGFLGATASTLMAGIAGLVVGFSAALSMAGAAYLQAKHGGEERPSASALVTGLSYIFSVVLLALPYFLTASMALAFAASLAMAMLLSGGFTYYSAVVEDKPFLREFVESAGLLLATALGSYAFGDALGRLAGVHVSG is encoded by the coding sequence ATGGATGTGGGCGCCACAGGGGTGCTGGACGAGGAGGCCCGTAGGCTTGCCGAGAGGTTCTGCCGGGAGGAGATAACGGTCCACCATATCTACAGGTGGCTTGCCGAGAGGGACCTGGAGAGGAGGCAGCAGCTGCTGAGGCTGGCGGAGCAGGAGAGGAGACACTACATGTTCTGGAGCAGTATTCTGGGCCACGGGTGCAAGCCTTCTCGGGCCTCGCTGGGGTGGATCACTCTGGTCTACAGGATTCTCGGCCCCTCGTTCATGATTAGGCTGCTCGAGCGCGGCGAGAAGTCTACGATAGAGCATTACCGCCGTTTTGCGAACCGGTTGAGGGGCGAGGCTAGGGAGATTCTGGAGCAGATTATAAGGGAGGAAGAGGAGCATGAGAAGACCCTGTTGAGCGGCATAGAGGACCTGAGGGTGAAGTATATGGGCTATATAGCCCTGGGCCTCGCCGATGCTATTGTGGAGATCACCGGCGTGCACGCCGGCTTCCTGGGCGCGACCGCTAGCACGCTGATGGCGGGCATTGCGGGCCTCGTGGTAGGGTTCTCGGCGGCCCTCTCCATGGCGGGGGCGGCGTACCTGCAGGCGAAGCACGGCGGGGAGGAGAGGCCCTCGGCCAGCGCTCTCGTGACAGGGCTATCCTACATATTCTCGGTGGTGCTCCTGGCGCTCCCCTACTTCCTGACAGCCAGCATGGCCCTGGCGTTCGCGGCCTCGCTGGCGATGGCTATGCTGCTGAGCGGCGGCTTCACCTACTACAGCGCGGTGGTTGAGGATAAGCCGTTCCTCCGCGAGTTTGTCGAGAGCGCCGGCCTGCTGCTGGCAACCGCGCTAGGGAGCTACGCGTTCGGCGACGCGCTGGGCAGGCTCGCCGGCGTGCATGTTAGCGGCTAG
- a CDS encoding GNAT family N-acetyltransferase → MSGRRPAGCSSLPGAAALKDGSSVEITEPEPREARRLLLGLFTRLGPETVLLRFLRPIKCWDTVVREILENARLILLGLQGGEAAASAEAYDTGIHGVAELGIVVRDDLQGRGLGTTMTALVALCLLENGYKALEAYFDPGNIPMRRIMVDKLGGRVIGYGRDMVFTRLDLEPNRERILSVLWQRYRPARGSLG, encoded by the coding sequence TTGTCAGGCCGACGGCCCGCCGGGTGCAGCAGCCTACCCGGGGCGGCTGCGCTGAAGGACGGGAGCAGCGTCGAGATCACCGAGCCCGAGCCCAGGGAGGCGCGCAGGCTCCTCCTAGGCCTCTTCACCAGACTGGGGCCCGAGACTGTGCTGCTCCGCTTCCTCCGCCCGATCAAGTGCTGGGACACAGTGGTGAGGGAGATCCTGGAGAACGCCCGCCTAATCCTACTGGGGCTCCAGGGGGGCGAGGCGGCGGCGAGCGCCGAGGCCTACGACACCGGTATACACGGGGTGGCTGAGCTGGGGATAGTGGTCAGGGACGATCTCCAGGGCAGGGGCCTGGGCACGACGATGACCGCGCTTGTGGCACTCTGCCTCCTGGAGAACGGCTACAAGGCCCTCGAGGCCTACTTCGATCCAGGCAACATACCCATGAGGAGGATAATGGTGGACAAGCTGGGCGGCCGCGTGATCGGCTACGGCCGCGACATGGTCTTCACGCGGCTTGACCTGGAGCCGAACCGGGAGAGGATACTCTCCGTACTCTGGCAGCGCTACAGGCCGGCCCGCGGGAGCCTGGGCTAG
- a CDS encoding DUF4129 domain-containing protein, producing the protein MHPPRRLLAAALLALLAASLPVALHRALAGDAGNLARQLREILEQLRSSATSYGEAAKIYQGVAGCAQPPVSQAAAAAAEALLEANATGSPGPGLEQALRAYLDAVAESPGAVEHCSSSMVYRSLLLALSTPTSLGLIPPGNATGLPAEAASRLASSVVYAATGSRSLAAEAARLAREDPYAGLLLAGLAGTPDPGYWATVNAKAGARGLCLIYALASTDAVPSTAARSALAAAAGRGYARGPGAVLDLAAGALRRGDVFCYAALTSLLDAAYRGYVERILPLYRLPALPAGYTPPLALSNASRIGGVDGLRLLAASIREGITPSLARMDGEIVLSPAASAALVRAERLRAPAAPGSTGYCLVYQALVKSLLGPGAAETQQGWSMAASAAALCYAETGSLEPVELLLVLQPFAEIDPWILAEAARLHGASGPVRGYAERLASLLWSGRLSEAEALNPPSGREAELLHVLVSAGLEAVREGLNPLLVNASGMEAERLLRAAGVDSPRDALLASLDPARVVEDIVGDNATPPLVRLGLFARAAAARPTGGGYVIDYAVARTVSWLVVHMYPWLRGGEKPPAPGQPPEPGTMLYWALGYSTTLEPPAASTAAGEEPGKPRETGQGLQPAGAGGNATGQGLADRLEKLAEKVEESNATGQAKAVAELLRRISQGLRSGDYAEAAAASRALRDILASEPPAGLLAALAREGVSPGEAASTLAEAASIRIGNGYTVDLADAARLAEKLLDAYKDQSRAVLRSILESVSAANRKRASAASSRSRGSSGAGAATGGQPARVLEVHGLGDLVSLLYQALAGGNLSSQPAGGPPVALRLGGNTSRKEGREPGAQPLQPPRPPAPRLPRARLPGWPLALAAGMAAAALLVALLVLRGREIEAMVARARLVAAERRLAGRAPGPEGARGLVVEAFSRLLHLYEAVYGARRPSETHREYGGRLPEAERSRYNPAAAVYEKARFSSKPVTGEDVERLRRAVEEARRGLGGAGRRLASRLSRLLGGGR; encoded by the coding sequence TTGCACCCGCCCCGCCGGCTGCTGGCGGCCGCGCTGCTAGCCCTCCTGGCGGCGAGCCTCCCCGTCGCCCTCCATAGGGCACTGGCCGGGGATGCGGGGAACCTGGCCCGGCAGCTACGCGAGATCCTCGAGCAGCTCCGCAGCTCAGCCACCAGCTACGGGGAGGCGGCCAAGATCTACCAGGGTGTCGCCGGCTGCGCCCAGCCCCCGGTCTCCCAGGCCGCGGCGGCCGCCGCGGAGGCCCTCCTGGAGGCCAACGCCACGGGCTCCCCGGGCCCCGGTCTGGAGCAGGCGCTGAGAGCCTACCTCGACGCGGTGGCTGAGAGCCCCGGTGCGGTCGAGCACTGCAGCTCCAGCATGGTGTACCGCAGCCTCCTCCTCGCCCTCTCCACCCCGACCTCTCTCGGCCTTATACCCCCGGGCAACGCCACTGGCTTGCCTGCCGAGGCCGCCTCCAGGCTCGCCAGCAGCGTGGTCTACGCCGCCACGGGAAGCAGGAGCCTGGCCGCGGAGGCGGCGCGGCTGGCCCGGGAGGACCCATACGCGGGCCTCCTCCTCGCGGGGCTCGCGGGCACCCCGGACCCGGGCTACTGGGCCACGGTGAACGCTAAGGCCGGCGCCAGGGGGCTCTGCCTCATCTACGCCCTCGCCTCCACCGACGCGGTGCCTAGCACCGCAGCCCGCAGCGCCCTCGCCGCAGCGGCGGGTAGAGGCTACGCCAGGGGCCCCGGCGCGGTGTTGGACCTCGCTGCCGGCGCGCTCCGCCGCGGCGACGTGTTCTGCTATGCTGCGCTCACGAGCCTCCTCGACGCCGCCTACAGGGGCTACGTCGAGAGGATCCTTCCCCTCTACCGGCTCCCCGCCCTCCCCGCCGGCTACACCCCGCCCCTGGCGCTCTCCAACGCCTCCAGGATAGGGGGCGTGGACGGTCTACGCCTACTGGCAGCCTCGATCCGGGAGGGTATAACCCCCTCCCTGGCCAGGATGGACGGGGAAATAGTCCTCAGCCCTGCCGCCTCCGCCGCGCTGGTGCGCGCGGAGAGGCTCCGGGCGCCAGCGGCCCCCGGCTCCACCGGCTACTGCCTCGTCTACCAGGCGCTTGTCAAGAGCCTCCTCGGGCCCGGCGCGGCTGAGACGCAGCAGGGGTGGAGCATGGCCGCCTCCGCCGCGGCCCTATGCTACGCCGAGACGGGCTCCCTGGAGCCAGTGGAGTTGCTACTGGTCCTCCAGCCCTTCGCCGAGATAGACCCCTGGATTCTAGCCGAGGCAGCACGGCTCCACGGGGCCAGCGGCCCTGTCAGGGGCTACGCTGAGAGGCTCGCCAGCCTCCTCTGGAGCGGCAGGCTCTCCGAGGCAGAGGCCCTCAACCCGCCCTCCGGCAGGGAGGCGGAGCTGCTCCACGTCCTCGTGTCCGCGGGGCTCGAGGCGGTGCGGGAGGGCCTCAACCCACTGCTGGTGAACGCGAGCGGCATGGAGGCGGAGAGGCTCCTCAGGGCAGCGGGCGTGGACTCGCCCAGGGACGCCCTGCTCGCCTCCCTGGACCCGGCCAGGGTGGTGGAGGACATCGTGGGGGACAACGCTACTCCCCCTCTCGTGCGCCTCGGCCTCTTCGCTCGCGCCGCAGCGGCACGCCCCACTGGCGGGGGCTATGTCATCGACTACGCGGTGGCCCGCACCGTATCCTGGCTGGTGGTGCACATGTACCCCTGGCTGCGCGGCGGCGAGAAGCCGCCAGCGCCGGGCCAGCCCCCGGAGCCGGGCACCATGCTCTACTGGGCCCTCGGCTACTCAACCACCCTGGAGCCCCCCGCGGCCTCCACGGCGGCCGGGGAGGAGCCCGGCAAGCCCCGGGAGACGGGGCAGGGCCTGCAGCCAGCGGGGGCGGGGGGCAATGCCACCGGCCAGGGCCTCGCCGACCGCCTCGAGAAGCTCGCCGAGAAGGTGGAGGAGAGCAACGCCACCGGCCAGGCCAAGGCGGTGGCGGAGCTGCTACGGCGGATCTCCCAGGGCCTCCGCAGCGGCGACTACGCCGAGGCTGCAGCGGCGAGCAGGGCTCTCCGCGACATACTCGCCAGCGAGCCGCCGGCCGGCCTGCTGGCGGCGCTGGCCAGGGAGGGGGTGAGCCCAGGGGAGGCTGCATCAACCCTAGCCGAGGCGGCCAGCATCAGGATCGGCAACGGCTACACAGTAGACCTGGCCGACGCCGCCAGGCTGGCCGAGAAGCTGCTCGATGCCTATAAGGACCAGAGCCGGGCGGTCCTGCGCAGCATTCTGGAGTCGGTGTCGGCAGCCAACCGTAAGCGGGCCAGCGCCGCCAGCAGCCGGAGCAGGGGCTCCAGCGGCGCCGGCGCCGCTACAGGAGGCCAGCCGGCCAGGGTGCTCGAGGTCCACGGCCTCGGGGACCTTGTCTCGCTCCTCTACCAGGCGCTCGCGGGCGGCAACCTCTCCTCCCAGCCTGCCGGCGGGCCGCCGGTAGCCCTCAGGCTCGGCGGCAACACTTCCCGGAAGGAGGGGCGGGAGCCCGGGGCGCAGCCGCTGCAGCCGCCGCGGCCACCGGCGCCGAGGCTGCCCAGGGCCCGGCTCCCGGGCTGGCCCCTGGCCCTTGCAGCCGGCATGGCTGCCGCAGCTCTCCTAGTGGCGCTCCTGGTCCTCCGGGGCAGGGAGATAGAGGCTATGGTGGCTAGGGCGCGGCTCGTGGCCGCCGAGCGCAGGCTCGCGGGCCGGGCTCCTGGGCCCGAGGGGGCCCGGGGCCTCGTGGTGGAGGCGTTCAGCAGGCTCCTCCACCTCTACGAGGCAGTCTACGGCGCCAGGAGGCCTAGCGAGACCCACCGGGAGTACGGCGGGAGGCTCCCGGAGGCTGAGAGGAGCCGCTACAACCCCGCGGCCGCCGTATACGAGAAGGCCAGGTTCAGCAGCAAGCCGGTGACGGGGGAGGACGTGGAGAGGCTCCGGCGCGCCGTGGAGGAGGCGAGGAGGGGCCTGGGCGGCGCGGGCCGCCGCCTGGCCTCAAGGCTCTCGAGGCTACTGGGTGGAGGGCGGTGA